One genomic window of Pelmatolapia mariae isolate MD_Pm_ZW linkage group LG5, Pm_UMD_F_2, whole genome shotgun sequence includes the following:
- the cfap57 gene encoding cilia- and flagella-associated protein 57 isoform X2, with the protein MSFVVAQSHFIFGVRTGVRNNLCFFDEQTVVFPSGNSCVCFNTVQRWQRFISGSERSQGMRAMTISSNRRYLAVSDYGERATVTVFDLQHEQGRKRKVLSAGDMSVQEFICIAFSPDSKYLIGLTGSPEWMLILWLWEKHKLLATLKTTNTNNPVTQVSFNPYNNTQLCVSGTGVFKLFRYSEGALKPSSVAKVESINFLCHTWMSEHRVIAGTDTGRLLVFESGDLRREVSMTCVQGQSARQVEVKKIKDANVDEGPSVPSITAILSYSKGFACSRGPGTVFLFEQTDENGYRKTREIKIPLDAYCSGVTLAKYQQIDTICISPAEETLAISTNRGQLYSVSLSSVDMNKEDKLHFEFLSQSFHSSSITGLSICIRKPLVATCSLDRSVRIWNYETKVLELYKEFQEEAYSVALHPTGLFILVGFSDRLRLMNLLIDDIRTFKEFTVRSCRECAFSNGGHMFAAVNGNIIQIYSVTSFDNIVNLKGHNGKVCRIEWSLDDSRVVSCGVDGAVYEWNTQSGKRESESVLKSCSYTGVAFSSDCKTILAVGTDLTLKEIQDCQVLREVPADEPAHTALAVSHSGRVVFTGTSSGTVRAIKYPLPIQKEWITYQAHSGPVTKMVITYDDQFLLTVSEDGCLLIWKTIDKEGKGLKSNKHIVHTEEILITKSDLEEKTQHMLEMKMRLEELQMENEYQLRLKDMNYNEKLRELSDNFVQQIESLKTSQQAMKTEMEKQECENQQNSAELIMKHSKELKDLELSYSQKLIVEHEKYQDLQQKHQRMQEDYEKQLKSAEDRKIQAVEELTKMYEAKLQEKAEVLAQCQEDTEQKISVFKAIIKQAEEDEERKILEIQTNYEKKMKTEKQTNTNLKGKNSIMAQKFISLQKQIDDRSADINKLKQERQRLLGLIRSLESDIEDLKRQISGHEKTSQDKLNELKQKTEPLQHDISVKKERISQLEEELTQTDKSNAQLKLTVSELKLKLKTRDKEMCKESQKVKDLETHLQRLKSDLHNCVGFIQEPKTLKDNIQMIYARYVQQTERVERTNADDTVQKALRHQCDRQERTVNGLKMRLVKSAEEHEKVYTKIMKENMTLIAEINELRKELHLARTQAKDVKAQLALLKKPKKSQPILEEAAYQEPKQLGVS; encoded by the exons atgtcttttgtagTTGCTCAGTCCCATTTCATTTTCGGTGTACGGACTGGTGTGAGGAACAATTTGTGTTTCTTTGACGAGCAAACCGTCGTCTTCCCCAGCGGAAACAGCTGCGTGTGTTTCAACACTGTCCAAAGATGGCAGCGGTTCATTTCAG GCTCAGAGAGAAGTCAGGGAATGCGTGCTATGACCATCAGCTCCAACAGACGCTACCTGGCAGTGTCAGATTATGGAGAGAGGGCCACCGTCACGGTGTTTGACCTGCAGCATGAGCAGGGCAGAAAGAGAAAGGTTCTGAGTGCAGGAGACATGTCTGTTCAAGAGTTTATCTGCATTGCTTTCTCTCCTGATTCCAAGTACCTGATAGGCCTGACAGGGAGCCCTGAGTGGATGCTGATCCTCTGGCTTTGGGAGAAACACAAACTCCTGGCAACACTgaagacaacaaacacaaataatCCTGTCACCCAG GTCAGCTTCAACCCTTACAACAACACACAGCTCTGTGTGAGCGGAACCGGTGTTTTCAAGCTGTTCCGCTACTCAGAGGGGGCCCTGAAACCAAGCAGTGTTGCAAAGGTTGAGTCCATCAATTTCCTGTGCCACACCTGGATGTCAGAGCACAGGGTGATCGCTGGCACAGACACTGGCAGGCTGCTGGTGTTTGAGTCTGGAGACCTGCGAAGAGAGGTCAGCATGACTTGTGTGCAGGGCCAGTCTGCCAG GCAGGTGGAGGTAAAGAAGATCAAAGATGCTAATGTGGATGAAGGTCCCTCTGTCCCTTCCATCACAGCAATCCTGTCCTACTCCAAAGGCTTTGCATGCTCTAGAGGTCCTGGCACcgtttttctgtttgagcaGACAGATGAGAATGGTTACAGAAAGACCAGGGAGATAAAG ATCCCTCTAGATGCATACTGCAGTGGTGTGACCTTGGCAAAATATCAGCAGATTGACACCATATGCATCAGTCCAGCAGAGGAGACTTTGGCCATCAGCACAAACCGAGGACAGCTGTACAGTGTCAGCCTGTCCTCTGTGGACATGAACAAG GAGGATAAACTACACTTTGAGTTCCTGTCCCAGTCCTTCCACTCCAGCTCCATCACTGGGTTGTCCATCTGCATACGCAAGCCCCTCGTAGCCACCTGCTCTCTGGACCGCTCTGTCCGCATCTGGAACTACGAGACAAA AGTGTTGGAGCTGTACAAGGAGTTCCAGGAGGAGGCGTACAGTGTGGCTCTACATCCCACAGGCCTCTTCATCCTTGTGGGGTTTTCAGACAGACTCAGGTTGATGAACCTGCTTATCGATGACATCCGCACCTTCAAGGAGTTCACTGTGCGCAGCTGTAGAGAG TGTGCTTTTAGCAACGGTGGCCACATGTTTGCAGCTGTCAATGGAAACATCATTCAAATCTATTCTGTCACCTCTTTTGACAATATCGTTAATCTGAAGGGCCACAATGGAAAG GTGTGTCGGATTGAATGGAGCCTGGACGACAGCCGGGTCGTGTCTTGTGGGGTGGATGGGGCAGTGTACGAGTGGAACACGCAGAGTGGCAAGCGGGAGTCAGAAAGCGTCCTAAAGTCCTGCAGTTATACAGGTGTGGCCTTCTCCTCAGACTGTAAGACCATCCTGGCTGTGGGAACAGACCTCACTCTGAAGGAGATCCAAGACTGTCAG GTACTGAGGGAGGTTCCAGCTGATGAGCCAGCTCACACTGCTCTTGCAGTGTCCCATTCTGGTAGAGTGGTCTTCACTGGGACCTCCAGTGGGACTGTAAGGGCCATTAAATACCCATTACCTATCCAGAAGGAATGGATCACATACCAGGCTCACTCTGGGCCGGTCACCAAG ATGGTGATCACGTATGATGATCAGTTCCTGCTGACAGTGTCTGAAGACGGCTGTCTGCTGATTTGGAAAACCATCGATAAGGAGGGCAAAGGTCTAAAGAGCAACAAACACATAGTCCACACGGAAGAGATCCTTATCACCAAGTCAGACCTGGAGGAGAAG ACCCAGCACATGCTGGAGATGAAGATGCGGCTGGAGGAGCTGCAGATGGAGAATGAGTACCAGCTCCGCCTGAAGGACATGAACTACAACGAGAAGCTCAGAGAGCTGTCTGACAACTTTGTCCAGCAGATAGAATCTCTGAAAACATCCCAACAG GCCATGAAGACAGAGATGGAAAAGCAGGAATGTGAgaatcagcagaattctgcAGAGCTTATTATGAAGCATTCGAAAGAACTGAAGGATTTAG AGCTATCATACAGCCAGAAGCTGATTGTGGAGCACGAGAAGTACCAGGATCTTCagcaaaaacatcaaagaatgCAGGAAGACTATGAGAAGCAGCTCAagtctgcagaggacagaaaaaTCCAAGCGGTGGAGGAGCTCACAAAGATGTACGAGGCCAAGCTACAGGAGAAGGCCGAGGTCCTCGCTCAG TGTCAGGAGGACACCGAACAGAAGATTAGTGTTTTTAAAGCAATCATAAAGCAGGCTGAAGAGGACGAGGAGAGGAAGATTCTCGAGATCCAGACCAATTatgagaagaaaatgaaaactgaGAAACAGACCAATACAAATCTGAAGGGAAAAAATAGCATCATGGCACAAAAG TTCATCAGTCTACAGAAACAGATTGATGACAGGAGCGCTGATATAAACAAACTGAAGCAAGAGCGGCAGAGGCTGCTTGGGCTGATCCGCTCCCTGGAGAGTGACATTGAAGACCTGAAGAGGCAGATCTCTGGACATGAAAAGACCAGTCAGGACAAG CTGAATGAGTTAAAGCAGAAAACTGAGCCTCTGCAACATGACATCAGTGTGAAGAAGGAGCGGATCAGTCAG CTGGAGGAAGAGCTGACACAAACCGACAAGAGCAATGCTCAGCTGAAGCTCACCGTCTCTGAGCTGAAGCTCAAACTGAAGACCAGAGACAAAGAGATGTGCAAAGAGAGTCAGAAg gtCAAAGATTTGGAGACGCATCTCCAGCGATTGAAATCAGACCTGCACAATTGTGTCGGATTCATCCAGGAGCCTAAAACCCTGAAGGACAACATACAGATGATATACGCTCGATATGTCCAGCAGACTGAAAGG GTGGAGAGAACCAATGCAGATGATACTGTTCAGAAGGCGCTGCGTCACCAGTGTGATCGACAGGAGAGGACAGTAAATGGCCTCAAAATGAGGCTGGTCAAATCTGCAGAGGAGCACGAAAAGGTCTACACCAAAATCATGAAG GAAAACATGACTCTGATAGCTGAAATTAACGAGCTGCGGAAGGAGCTGCATTTGGCCAGGACTCAGGCTAAAGACGTCAAAGCTCAGCTGGCTCTCTTAAAGAAGCCCAAGAAGTCACAGCCCATCTTAGAAGAAGCAGCCTACCAGGAGCCCAAACAGCTAGGAGTCAGCTGA
- the cfap57 gene encoding cilia- and flagella-associated protein 57 isoform X3, whose protein sequence is MSFVVAQSHFIFGVRTGVRNNLCFFDEQTVVFPSGNSCVCFNTVQRWQRFISGSERSQGMRAMTISSNRRYLAVSDYGERATVTVFDLQHEQGRKRKVLSAGDMSVQEFICIAFSPDSKYLIGLTGSPEWMLILWLWEKHKLLATLKTTNTNNPVTQVSFNPYNNTQLCVSGTGVFKLFRYSEGALKPSSVAKVESINFLCHTWMSEHRVIAGTDTGRLLVFESGDLRREVSMTCVQGQSARQVEVKKIKDANVDEGPSVPSITAILSYSKGFACSRGPGTVFLFEQTDENGYRKTREIKEDKLHFEFLSQSFHSSSITGLSICIRKPLVATCSLDRSVRIWNYETKVLELYKEFQEEAYSVALHPTGLFILVGFSDRLRLMNLLIDDIRTFKEFTVRSCRECAFSNGGHMFAAVNGNIIQIYSVTSFDNIVNLKGHNGKVCRIEWSLDDSRVVSCGVDGAVYEWNTQSGKRESESVLKSCSYTGVAFSSDCKTILAVGTDLTLKEIQDCQVLREVPADEPAHTALAVSHSGRVVFTGTSSGTVRAIKYPLPIQKEWITYQAHSGPVTKMVITYDDQFLLTVSEDGCLLIWKTIDKEGKGLKSNKHIVHTEEILITKSDLEEKTQHMLEMKMRLEELQMENEYQLRLKDMNYNEKLRELSDNFVQQIESLKTSQQAMKTEMEKQECENQQNSAELIMKHSKELKDLELSYSQKLIVEHEKYQDLQQKHQRMQEDYEKQLKSAEDRKIQAVEELTKMYEAKLQEKAEVLAQCQEDTEQKISVFKAIIKQAEEDEERKILEIQTNYEKKMKTEKQTNTNLKGKNSIMAQKFISLQKQIDDRSADINKLKQERQRLLGLIRSLESDIEDLKRQISGHEKTSQDKDHIISCLKRKNQELEKLKFVLEFQLNELKQKTEPLQHDISVKKERISQLEEELTQTDKSNAQLKLTVSELKLKLKTRDKEMCKESQKVKDLETHLQRLKSDLHNCVGFIQEPKTLKDNIQMIYARYVQQTERVERTNADDTVQKALRHQCDRQERTVNGLKMRLVKSAEEHEKVYTKIMKENMTLIAEINELRKELHLARTQAKDVKAQLALLKKPKKSQPILEEAAYQEPKQLGVS, encoded by the exons atgtcttttgtagTTGCTCAGTCCCATTTCATTTTCGGTGTACGGACTGGTGTGAGGAACAATTTGTGTTTCTTTGACGAGCAAACCGTCGTCTTCCCCAGCGGAAACAGCTGCGTGTGTTTCAACACTGTCCAAAGATGGCAGCGGTTCATTTCAG GCTCAGAGAGAAGTCAGGGAATGCGTGCTATGACCATCAGCTCCAACAGACGCTACCTGGCAGTGTCAGATTATGGAGAGAGGGCCACCGTCACGGTGTTTGACCTGCAGCATGAGCAGGGCAGAAAGAGAAAGGTTCTGAGTGCAGGAGACATGTCTGTTCAAGAGTTTATCTGCATTGCTTTCTCTCCTGATTCCAAGTACCTGATAGGCCTGACAGGGAGCCCTGAGTGGATGCTGATCCTCTGGCTTTGGGAGAAACACAAACTCCTGGCAACACTgaagacaacaaacacaaataatCCTGTCACCCAG GTCAGCTTCAACCCTTACAACAACACACAGCTCTGTGTGAGCGGAACCGGTGTTTTCAAGCTGTTCCGCTACTCAGAGGGGGCCCTGAAACCAAGCAGTGTTGCAAAGGTTGAGTCCATCAATTTCCTGTGCCACACCTGGATGTCAGAGCACAGGGTGATCGCTGGCACAGACACTGGCAGGCTGCTGGTGTTTGAGTCTGGAGACCTGCGAAGAGAGGTCAGCATGACTTGTGTGCAGGGCCAGTCTGCCAG GCAGGTGGAGGTAAAGAAGATCAAAGATGCTAATGTGGATGAAGGTCCCTCTGTCCCTTCCATCACAGCAATCCTGTCCTACTCCAAAGGCTTTGCATGCTCTAGAGGTCCTGGCACcgtttttctgtttgagcaGACAGATGAGAATGGTTACAGAAAGACCAGGGAGATAAAG GAGGATAAACTACACTTTGAGTTCCTGTCCCAGTCCTTCCACTCCAGCTCCATCACTGGGTTGTCCATCTGCATACGCAAGCCCCTCGTAGCCACCTGCTCTCTGGACCGCTCTGTCCGCATCTGGAACTACGAGACAAA AGTGTTGGAGCTGTACAAGGAGTTCCAGGAGGAGGCGTACAGTGTGGCTCTACATCCCACAGGCCTCTTCATCCTTGTGGGGTTTTCAGACAGACTCAGGTTGATGAACCTGCTTATCGATGACATCCGCACCTTCAAGGAGTTCACTGTGCGCAGCTGTAGAGAG TGTGCTTTTAGCAACGGTGGCCACATGTTTGCAGCTGTCAATGGAAACATCATTCAAATCTATTCTGTCACCTCTTTTGACAATATCGTTAATCTGAAGGGCCACAATGGAAAG GTGTGTCGGATTGAATGGAGCCTGGACGACAGCCGGGTCGTGTCTTGTGGGGTGGATGGGGCAGTGTACGAGTGGAACACGCAGAGTGGCAAGCGGGAGTCAGAAAGCGTCCTAAAGTCCTGCAGTTATACAGGTGTGGCCTTCTCCTCAGACTGTAAGACCATCCTGGCTGTGGGAACAGACCTCACTCTGAAGGAGATCCAAGACTGTCAG GTACTGAGGGAGGTTCCAGCTGATGAGCCAGCTCACACTGCTCTTGCAGTGTCCCATTCTGGTAGAGTGGTCTTCACTGGGACCTCCAGTGGGACTGTAAGGGCCATTAAATACCCATTACCTATCCAGAAGGAATGGATCACATACCAGGCTCACTCTGGGCCGGTCACCAAG ATGGTGATCACGTATGATGATCAGTTCCTGCTGACAGTGTCTGAAGACGGCTGTCTGCTGATTTGGAAAACCATCGATAAGGAGGGCAAAGGTCTAAAGAGCAACAAACACATAGTCCACACGGAAGAGATCCTTATCACCAAGTCAGACCTGGAGGAGAAG ACCCAGCACATGCTGGAGATGAAGATGCGGCTGGAGGAGCTGCAGATGGAGAATGAGTACCAGCTCCGCCTGAAGGACATGAACTACAACGAGAAGCTCAGAGAGCTGTCTGACAACTTTGTCCAGCAGATAGAATCTCTGAAAACATCCCAACAG GCCATGAAGACAGAGATGGAAAAGCAGGAATGTGAgaatcagcagaattctgcAGAGCTTATTATGAAGCATTCGAAAGAACTGAAGGATTTAG AGCTATCATACAGCCAGAAGCTGATTGTGGAGCACGAGAAGTACCAGGATCTTCagcaaaaacatcaaagaatgCAGGAAGACTATGAGAAGCAGCTCAagtctgcagaggacagaaaaaTCCAAGCGGTGGAGGAGCTCACAAAGATGTACGAGGCCAAGCTACAGGAGAAGGCCGAGGTCCTCGCTCAG TGTCAGGAGGACACCGAACAGAAGATTAGTGTTTTTAAAGCAATCATAAAGCAGGCTGAAGAGGACGAGGAGAGGAAGATTCTCGAGATCCAGACCAATTatgagaagaaaatgaaaactgaGAAACAGACCAATACAAATCTGAAGGGAAAAAATAGCATCATGGCACAAAAG TTCATCAGTCTACAGAAACAGATTGATGACAGGAGCGCTGATATAAACAAACTGAAGCAAGAGCGGCAGAGGCTGCTTGGGCTGATCCGCTCCCTGGAGAGTGACATTGAAGACCTGAAGAGGCAGATCTCTGGACATGAAAAGACCAGTCAGGACAAG GATCACATTATCTCGTGCTTGAAGAGAAAGAATCAGGAACTGGAGAAGTTAAAGtttgttcttgaattccagCTGAATGAGTTAAAGCAGAAAACTGAGCCTCTGCAACATGACATCAGTGTGAAGAAGGAGCGGATCAGTCAG CTGGAGGAAGAGCTGACACAAACCGACAAGAGCAATGCTCAGCTGAAGCTCACCGTCTCTGAGCTGAAGCTCAAACTGAAGACCAGAGACAAAGAGATGTGCAAAGAGAGTCAGAAg gtCAAAGATTTGGAGACGCATCTCCAGCGATTGAAATCAGACCTGCACAATTGTGTCGGATTCATCCAGGAGCCTAAAACCCTGAAGGACAACATACAGATGATATACGCTCGATATGTCCAGCAGACTGAAAGG GTGGAGAGAACCAATGCAGATGATACTGTTCAGAAGGCGCTGCGTCACCAGTGTGATCGACAGGAGAGGACAGTAAATGGCCTCAAAATGAGGCTGGTCAAATCTGCAGAGGAGCACGAAAAGGTCTACACCAAAATCATGAAG GAAAACATGACTCTGATAGCTGAAATTAACGAGCTGCGGAAGGAGCTGCATTTGGCCAGGACTCAGGCTAAAGACGTCAAAGCTCAGCTGGCTCTCTTAAAGAAGCCCAAGAAGTCACAGCCCATCTTAGAAGAAGCAGCCTACCAGGAGCCCAAACAGCTAGGAGTCAGCTGA
- the cfap57 gene encoding cilia- and flagella-associated protein 57 isoform X1: MSFVVAQSHFIFGVRTGVRNNLCFFDEQTVVFPSGNSCVCFNTVQRWQRFISGSERSQGMRAMTISSNRRYLAVSDYGERATVTVFDLQHEQGRKRKVLSAGDMSVQEFICIAFSPDSKYLIGLTGSPEWMLILWLWEKHKLLATLKTTNTNNPVTQVSFNPYNNTQLCVSGTGVFKLFRYSEGALKPSSVAKVESINFLCHTWMSEHRVIAGTDTGRLLVFESGDLRREVSMTCVQGQSARQVEVKKIKDANVDEGPSVPSITAILSYSKGFACSRGPGTVFLFEQTDENGYRKTREIKIPLDAYCSGVTLAKYQQIDTICISPAEETLAISTNRGQLYSVSLSSVDMNKEDKLHFEFLSQSFHSSSITGLSICIRKPLVATCSLDRSVRIWNYETKVLELYKEFQEEAYSVALHPTGLFILVGFSDRLRLMNLLIDDIRTFKEFTVRSCRECAFSNGGHMFAAVNGNIIQIYSVTSFDNIVNLKGHNGKVCRIEWSLDDSRVVSCGVDGAVYEWNTQSGKRESESVLKSCSYTGVAFSSDCKTILAVGTDLTLKEIQDCQVLREVPADEPAHTALAVSHSGRVVFTGTSSGTVRAIKYPLPIQKEWITYQAHSGPVTKMVITYDDQFLLTVSEDGCLLIWKTIDKEGKGLKSNKHIVHTEEILITKSDLEEKTQHMLEMKMRLEELQMENEYQLRLKDMNYNEKLRELSDNFVQQIESLKTSQQAMKTEMEKQECENQQNSAELIMKHSKELKDLELSYSQKLIVEHEKYQDLQQKHQRMQEDYEKQLKSAEDRKIQAVEELTKMYEAKLQEKAEVLAQCQEDTEQKISVFKAIIKQAEEDEERKILEIQTNYEKKMKTEKQTNTNLKGKNSIMAQKFISLQKQIDDRSADINKLKQERQRLLGLIRSLESDIEDLKRQISGHEKTSQDKDHIISCLKRKNQELEKLKFVLEFQLNELKQKTEPLQHDISVKKERISQLEEELTQTDKSNAQLKLTVSELKLKLKTRDKEMCKESQKVKDLETHLQRLKSDLHNCVGFIQEPKTLKDNIQMIYARYVQQTERVERTNADDTVQKALRHQCDRQERTVNGLKMRLVKSAEEHEKVYTKIMKENMTLIAEINELRKELHLARTQAKDVKAQLALLKKPKKSQPILEEAAYQEPKQLGVS, from the exons atgtcttttgtagTTGCTCAGTCCCATTTCATTTTCGGTGTACGGACTGGTGTGAGGAACAATTTGTGTTTCTTTGACGAGCAAACCGTCGTCTTCCCCAGCGGAAACAGCTGCGTGTGTTTCAACACTGTCCAAAGATGGCAGCGGTTCATTTCAG GCTCAGAGAGAAGTCAGGGAATGCGTGCTATGACCATCAGCTCCAACAGACGCTACCTGGCAGTGTCAGATTATGGAGAGAGGGCCACCGTCACGGTGTTTGACCTGCAGCATGAGCAGGGCAGAAAGAGAAAGGTTCTGAGTGCAGGAGACATGTCTGTTCAAGAGTTTATCTGCATTGCTTTCTCTCCTGATTCCAAGTACCTGATAGGCCTGACAGGGAGCCCTGAGTGGATGCTGATCCTCTGGCTTTGGGAGAAACACAAACTCCTGGCAACACTgaagacaacaaacacaaataatCCTGTCACCCAG GTCAGCTTCAACCCTTACAACAACACACAGCTCTGTGTGAGCGGAACCGGTGTTTTCAAGCTGTTCCGCTACTCAGAGGGGGCCCTGAAACCAAGCAGTGTTGCAAAGGTTGAGTCCATCAATTTCCTGTGCCACACCTGGATGTCAGAGCACAGGGTGATCGCTGGCACAGACACTGGCAGGCTGCTGGTGTTTGAGTCTGGAGACCTGCGAAGAGAGGTCAGCATGACTTGTGTGCAGGGCCAGTCTGCCAG GCAGGTGGAGGTAAAGAAGATCAAAGATGCTAATGTGGATGAAGGTCCCTCTGTCCCTTCCATCACAGCAATCCTGTCCTACTCCAAAGGCTTTGCATGCTCTAGAGGTCCTGGCACcgtttttctgtttgagcaGACAGATGAGAATGGTTACAGAAAGACCAGGGAGATAAAG ATCCCTCTAGATGCATACTGCAGTGGTGTGACCTTGGCAAAATATCAGCAGATTGACACCATATGCATCAGTCCAGCAGAGGAGACTTTGGCCATCAGCACAAACCGAGGACAGCTGTACAGTGTCAGCCTGTCCTCTGTGGACATGAACAAG GAGGATAAACTACACTTTGAGTTCCTGTCCCAGTCCTTCCACTCCAGCTCCATCACTGGGTTGTCCATCTGCATACGCAAGCCCCTCGTAGCCACCTGCTCTCTGGACCGCTCTGTCCGCATCTGGAACTACGAGACAAA AGTGTTGGAGCTGTACAAGGAGTTCCAGGAGGAGGCGTACAGTGTGGCTCTACATCCCACAGGCCTCTTCATCCTTGTGGGGTTTTCAGACAGACTCAGGTTGATGAACCTGCTTATCGATGACATCCGCACCTTCAAGGAGTTCACTGTGCGCAGCTGTAGAGAG TGTGCTTTTAGCAACGGTGGCCACATGTTTGCAGCTGTCAATGGAAACATCATTCAAATCTATTCTGTCACCTCTTTTGACAATATCGTTAATCTGAAGGGCCACAATGGAAAG GTGTGTCGGATTGAATGGAGCCTGGACGACAGCCGGGTCGTGTCTTGTGGGGTGGATGGGGCAGTGTACGAGTGGAACACGCAGAGTGGCAAGCGGGAGTCAGAAAGCGTCCTAAAGTCCTGCAGTTATACAGGTGTGGCCTTCTCCTCAGACTGTAAGACCATCCTGGCTGTGGGAACAGACCTCACTCTGAAGGAGATCCAAGACTGTCAG GTACTGAGGGAGGTTCCAGCTGATGAGCCAGCTCACACTGCTCTTGCAGTGTCCCATTCTGGTAGAGTGGTCTTCACTGGGACCTCCAGTGGGACTGTAAGGGCCATTAAATACCCATTACCTATCCAGAAGGAATGGATCACATACCAGGCTCACTCTGGGCCGGTCACCAAG ATGGTGATCACGTATGATGATCAGTTCCTGCTGACAGTGTCTGAAGACGGCTGTCTGCTGATTTGGAAAACCATCGATAAGGAGGGCAAAGGTCTAAAGAGCAACAAACACATAGTCCACACGGAAGAGATCCTTATCACCAAGTCAGACCTGGAGGAGAAG ACCCAGCACATGCTGGAGATGAAGATGCGGCTGGAGGAGCTGCAGATGGAGAATGAGTACCAGCTCCGCCTGAAGGACATGAACTACAACGAGAAGCTCAGAGAGCTGTCTGACAACTTTGTCCAGCAGATAGAATCTCTGAAAACATCCCAACAG GCCATGAAGACAGAGATGGAAAAGCAGGAATGTGAgaatcagcagaattctgcAGAGCTTATTATGAAGCATTCGAAAGAACTGAAGGATTTAG AGCTATCATACAGCCAGAAGCTGATTGTGGAGCACGAGAAGTACCAGGATCTTCagcaaaaacatcaaagaatgCAGGAAGACTATGAGAAGCAGCTCAagtctgcagaggacagaaaaaTCCAAGCGGTGGAGGAGCTCACAAAGATGTACGAGGCCAAGCTACAGGAGAAGGCCGAGGTCCTCGCTCAG TGTCAGGAGGACACCGAACAGAAGATTAGTGTTTTTAAAGCAATCATAAAGCAGGCTGAAGAGGACGAGGAGAGGAAGATTCTCGAGATCCAGACCAATTatgagaagaaaatgaaaactgaGAAACAGACCAATACAAATCTGAAGGGAAAAAATAGCATCATGGCACAAAAG TTCATCAGTCTACAGAAACAGATTGATGACAGGAGCGCTGATATAAACAAACTGAAGCAAGAGCGGCAGAGGCTGCTTGGGCTGATCCGCTCCCTGGAGAGTGACATTGAAGACCTGAAGAGGCAGATCTCTGGACATGAAAAGACCAGTCAGGACAAG GATCACATTATCTCGTGCTTGAAGAGAAAGAATCAGGAACTGGAGAAGTTAAAGtttgttcttgaattccagCTGAATGAGTTAAAGCAGAAAACTGAGCCTCTGCAACATGACATCAGTGTGAAGAAGGAGCGGATCAGTCAG CTGGAGGAAGAGCTGACACAAACCGACAAGAGCAATGCTCAGCTGAAGCTCACCGTCTCTGAGCTGAAGCTCAAACTGAAGACCAGAGACAAAGAGATGTGCAAAGAGAGTCAGAAg gtCAAAGATTTGGAGACGCATCTCCAGCGATTGAAATCAGACCTGCACAATTGTGTCGGATTCATCCAGGAGCCTAAAACCCTGAAGGACAACATACAGATGATATACGCTCGATATGTCCAGCAGACTGAAAGG GTGGAGAGAACCAATGCAGATGATACTGTTCAGAAGGCGCTGCGTCACCAGTGTGATCGACAGGAGAGGACAGTAAATGGCCTCAAAATGAGGCTGGTCAAATCTGCAGAGGAGCACGAAAAGGTCTACACCAAAATCATGAAG GAAAACATGACTCTGATAGCTGAAATTAACGAGCTGCGGAAGGAGCTGCATTTGGCCAGGACTCAGGCTAAAGACGTCAAAGCTCAGCTGGCTCTCTTAAAGAAGCCCAAGAAGTCACAGCCCATCTTAGAAGAAGCAGCCTACCAGGAGCCCAAACAGCTAGGAGTCAGCTGA